The Pelotomaculum isophthalicicum JI genome window below encodes:
- a CDS encoding type II toxin-antitoxin system HicB family antitoxin, with amino-acid sequence MTQQYCARLIPENDGRWTVEVPALPGCVTWGNTREEALERIKEAVELYLEVLKEEGKPIPADKSIFTKIEVAI; translated from the coding sequence GTGACTCAACAGTATTGTGCCCGTTTGATCCCCGAAAATGATGGCCGTTGGACAGTCGAGGTTCCGGCCCTTCCCGGATGTGTAACGTGGGGTAACACGAGGGAGGAAGCATTAGAGCGTATCAAAGAGGCCGTAGAACTATATTTAGAAGTGCTAAAAGAAGAGGGGAAACCCATCCCTGCTGACAAAAGCATTTTTACAAAAATAGAGGTAGCCATATGA
- a CDS encoding type II toxin-antitoxin system HicA family toxin — translation MSHLPQITGLELIRALQRIGFYVHRKKGSHRFLYHREDHSRLAIVAVHKGETIPPGTLTTILRTAKITLDELRNNI, via the coding sequence ATGAGCCACCTTCCCCAAATTACCGGCCTGGAGCTTATCCGGGCTTTACAACGGATTGGGTTCTATGTGCATAGAAAGAAGGGCAGTCACCGTTTTCTATATCATCGAGAAGATCACTCACGGCTAGCAATTGTGGCTGTGCATAAAGGAGAGACCATTCCACCTGGTACTCTCACTACAATATTGCGTACAGCCAAAATTACTTTAGATGAACTAAGAAATAATATATAA
- a CDS encoding S-layer homology domain-containing protein, whose amino-acid sequence MRLKMRFKPLIVVLCTIIMLLQGAVFGLAAFAEGGKGTGGGTGGGKNLPLITECGVYSYDPGSNTTPPGPIGEKLTAAPWKLTRVPYVFDENVAIGIKFATNVAVDARFSKNQNVFQLLDASNKSVGIKVSRAGDGTPSDKNRNYLFVAPQFPLQPSSSYKIIVGPALTSNNGMSAGVQQEVDFTTASGKPAPAPANSTTGSAMVNPAGGGTVGLGGDAKVVIPANALNGADPVAVSVRKADTPPAAPADAKKAGDVFECTVGGKSAYTFAKNVTLTLGFNPAVVDAGESPAIFAYDEAAGKWVNLGGAVAGSDISAQVNHFAKFAVFAVAKASSPGTFSDTAGNWAEASIKKLVELKVTSGYPDGSFKPDATITRAEFATMLVKAFNLAPQSGKIFSDTRNHWAKDNIATAVSHGIAGGYDEDTFGPDDLITREQMAAMIVKAARLTTLYSQGTSFADSADISPWATGDVAVAVRNGVISGYPGNTFLPQGQATRAEAATVIMNALKLPR is encoded by the coding sequence ATGAGATTGAAAATGAGATTCAAACCACTGATTGTTGTTTTATGCACCATTATAATGCTTTTGCAGGGCGCGGTGTTCGGCCTGGCTGCCTTCGCTGAAGGCGGCAAAGGCACCGGCGGCGGCACCGGGGGCGGTAAAAACCTGCCGCTCATTACCGAGTGCGGCGTGTATAGTTACGACCCCGGCAGCAACACCACCCCGCCCGGCCCTATTGGAGAAAAACTCACCGCGGCGCCCTGGAAGCTCACCCGGGTGCCTTATGTCTTTGACGAAAATGTGGCCATCGGGATCAAATTTGCCACCAACGTCGCGGTGGACGCCCGCTTTAGCAAAAACCAAAACGTATTTCAACTGCTGGACGCCTCCAATAAAAGCGTCGGCATCAAAGTCAGCCGGGCGGGCGACGGCACTCCTTCGGACAAAAATAGAAACTACCTCTTTGTGGCGCCCCAGTTTCCTTTGCAGCCGTCCAGTTCTTACAAGATTATCGTCGGCCCGGCCCTGACCAGCAACAACGGCATGTCGGCGGGCGTGCAGCAGGAAGTGGATTTTACCACCGCTTCCGGTAAACCGGCGCCCGCCCCCGCCAATTCCACCACCGGCTCGGCCATGGTTAACCCGGCGGGCGGCGGGACGGTGGGCTTGGGTGGTGATGCCAAGGTGGTGATCCCCGCCAACGCGCTTAACGGCGCCGATCCTGTGGCAGTTAGCGTGCGCAAGGCGGACACGCCCCCGGCGGCTCCTGCGGATGCCAAAAAGGCCGGTGACGTATTCGAGTGCACGGTGGGGGGGAAATCCGCTTACACCTTTGCCAAGAATGTCACCCTGACCCTCGGCTTCAACCCGGCAGTGGTTGACGCGGGTGAAAGCCCGGCTATTTTCGCCTACGATGAGGCGGCTGGCAAGTGGGTCAACCTCGGCGGCGCCGTGGCAGGCTCAGATATCTCCGCGCAGGTGAACCACTTTGCCAAGTTCGCCGTGTTTGCCGTGGCGAAGGCGTCCAGTCCGGGAACCTTCAGCGATACCGCCGGCAACTGGGCGGAAGCAAGCATCAAGAAACTGGTGGAATTGAAGGTGACCAGCGGCTACCCCGACGGCAGCTTTAAGCCCGATGCCACCATTACCAGGGCGGAATTCGCCACCATGCTGGTAAAAGCGTTCAACCTGGCGCCCCAAAGCGGCAAAATTTTCAGCGATACAAGGAATCACTGGGCCAAAGACAACATCGCCACGGCAGTGTCCCACGGGATTGCTGGCGGTTACGACGAAGATACCTTCGGGCCGGACGACCTAATCACCCGCGAGCAGATGGCCGCGATGATCGTCAAGGCCGCCAGGCTTACCACGCTATATTCCCAGGGAACATCCTTCGCGGACAGCGCGGACATTTCTCCCTGGGCCACCGGGGATGTGGCCGTGGCGGTACGAAACGGCGTGATTAGCGGGTATCCTGGCAATACCTTCCTGCCGCAGGGCCAGGCTACCAGGGCCGAGGCGGCCACAGTGATCATGAACGCCCTCAAGCTGCCCAGATAA
- a CDS encoding LysM peptidoglycan-binding domain-containing protein, which produces MNYTVQAGETLFLIAQKYGVTLDALIAANPQLADPGLIFPGQVINIPAPGPATSPFPAGAGKEMPGAPGRKPLHFISITEGGRDVRGASNVPVKPKFTLRFDKNVVNSKVWENNVKSFTLVSQRNENVPLNVTKVDDTVDFSLRQYIYIEPVNPLTPGTTYTLSISPGLMSLAGETLGQSTSGQAVTITFRTAG; this is translated from the coding sequence TTGAATTACACTGTGCAAGCGGGAGAAACCTTATTTCTTATCGCTCAAAAATACGGCGTAACCCTGGACGCCTTGATCGCGGCCAATCCTCAGTTAGCGGACCCGGGCCTTATTTTCCCGGGACAGGTAATCAACATACCGGCGCCGGGTCCGGCGACAAGTCCTTTTCCCGCCGGCGCCGGTAAAGAAATGCCGGGAGCGCCGGGTCGAAAGCCGTTGCATTTCATTTCAATAACCGAAGGCGGCAGGGATGTCCGGGGAGCCTCAAATGTACCCGTAAAACCAAAGTTTACCCTGAGATTTGATAAGAATGTTGTAAACAGCAAGGTCTGGGAGAATAACGTAAAAAGCTTCACTCTCGTCTCTCAACGCAATGAAAATGTTCCTTTAAATGTTACAAAGGTTGATGACACCGTTGATTTTTCCTTAAGACAATATATTTATATCGAACCTGTAAATCCTCTTACTCCAGGCACAACTTACACATTGAGCATTTCACCGGGGCTGATGTCATTGGCCGGCGAAACTCTCGGCCAGAGCACTTCCGGCCAAGCTGTGACGATAACATTCAGGACCGCGGGTTAG
- a CDS encoding uridine kinase: MALIREKDSKRLHVKSKLMGETLVGKTFLKSLEYREPFKILPDVNVLKIGGQSITDMGAKSVLPIIKEIVENAGKHKMIIATGGGTRSRHAYAIAMELGMPTGIISKLGQSISEQNALMISMLLLPHGGIKVGHDDIPKLGAYFNQGCIPVIHGMPPYGYWEHPPEEGRIPSNRTDVGTFLLAEVIGARHCILIKDVDGLYANNPKVDPDAEFIPKIGAKELLDRDQDDLVVERVVLELLTRSQNMKQIQIVNGLKEGNITRALNGEYVGTIIYKDK, encoded by the coding sequence ATGGCTCTGATCCGTGAAAAGGATAGTAAAAGGCTGCATGTCAAAAGCAAGCTGATGGGCGAGACCCTCGTGGGCAAGACATTTTTAAAAAGTCTGGAGTACAGGGAACCGTTTAAAATCTTGCCCGACGTGAATGTGCTTAAAATCGGCGGCCAGAGTATTACCGACATGGGGGCTAAATCAGTCCTGCCGATTATAAAAGAGATTGTCGAAAACGCCGGCAAACACAAAATGATCATCGCGACCGGTGGTGGAACCCGCTCCAGGCACGCTTACGCCATCGCCATGGAACTGGGTATGCCAACAGGGATAATATCAAAGCTGGGCCAGAGCATATCCGAGCAAAATGCCCTGATGATAAGCATGCTGCTGCTGCCTCACGGGGGGATCAAGGTCGGACACGACGACATTCCAAAACTGGGCGCCTATTTTAACCAGGGCTGCATTCCGGTGATTCACGGCATGCCGCCGTATGGGTACTGGGAGCACCCGCCGGAGGAAGGCCGCATTCCCAGCAACCGCACCGATGTCGGGACGTTTTTACTTGCTGAGGTGATTGGAGCCAGGCATTGCATTCTGATTAAAGACGTTGACGGTTTGTATGCGAACAATCCGAAAGTAGATCCGGATGCCGAATTCATTCCAAAGATTGGCGCTAAAGAGTTGCTGGACAGGGACCAGGACGACCTGGTCGTGGAAAGGGTTGTGCTGGAGCTGCTCACCCGTTCCCAGAACATGAAACAAATTCAAATTGTCAACGGCCTCAAAGAAGGCAACATCACCAGAGCTTTAAACGGTGAATATGTGGGTACCATCATATACAAAGACAAGTAA
- a CDS encoding putative sulfate/molybdate transporter, whose translation MSQTESTDTAAVKTPRNRFDRYEWAGAFGDLGTFIPFAMGYIMIMKIEPLGLLVTFGILLICSGLYYRTPIPIQPMKAIGSAAITQAAAITPGMVWGAGIFTGIFWLAMGLTGTLDIISRMVTKPVVRGIVLGLGLSFIMEGIKMMKSDFIVAVIALAITFMLLAGRRIPAMFVLIIFGLIAALVRNPELFKELSGIHFDFQLPHFVLGQITWTDFVKGTLILGIPQAPLTLGNAVIAITAENNRLFPERPVTEKKIAVSQGILNLISPLFGGIPMCHGAGGMAGHVRFGARTGGALIIVGVFLLITGLCFSSSVLLIFKIFPLSVLGVILFFAGLELAASARDVGREKSDYYTLLATAGFAIWNMGAGFIAGIIIQELFKRKVFKV comes from the coding sequence ATATCTCAAACGGAAAGCACTGATACTGCGGCAGTTAAAACCCCGCGTAATCGCTTTGATCGTTATGAGTGGGCCGGCGCTTTTGGCGATTTGGGAACATTTATACCTTTTGCAATGGGCTATATCATGATAATGAAGATAGAGCCGCTGGGTTTGTTGGTTACATTCGGCATCCTGTTAATTTGTTCAGGGTTGTATTACCGAACGCCTATTCCTATTCAACCCATGAAAGCGATCGGCAGCGCCGCAATCACCCAGGCGGCCGCCATCACACCGGGTATGGTCTGGGGGGCCGGAATTTTTACCGGTATATTCTGGCTGGCCATGGGACTGACGGGGACTCTTGATATTATCTCCCGAATGGTTACCAAACCGGTTGTCAGGGGTATCGTTTTAGGCTTGGGCCTGTCCTTTATCATGGAAGGTATCAAAATGATGAAGTCCGATTTTATCGTGGCTGTTATCGCTCTGGCAATTACTTTTATGCTGCTTGCCGGCAGGCGAATCCCCGCCATGTTTGTCTTAATCATCTTTGGATTAATTGCCGCTCTGGTAAGGAATCCTGAGCTTTTTAAGGAATTGTCCGGTATCCATTTTGATTTCCAACTGCCCCACTTTGTATTAGGACAAATCACATGGACTGACTTCGTAAAGGGCACGCTCATTTTGGGCATTCCCCAGGCGCCGTTAACCCTCGGTAACGCTGTTATTGCCATAACAGCTGAAAATAACAGGTTGTTTCCTGAACGGCCTGTCACCGAAAAGAAAATTGCTGTTTCCCAGGGGATTCTAAACCTCATTTCCCCGTTATTTGGGGGTATCCCCATGTGCCACGGGGCCGGGGGCATGGCCGGACACGTTCGTTTCGGCGCCCGGACCGGCGGGGCTTTGATAATCGTGGGTGTTTTTTTATTGATAACAGGACTATGTTTCAGCAGTTCGGTATTGTTAATATTTAAAATTTTTCCTTTGAGCGTACTGGGTGTAATTTTATTTTTCGCCGGCTTGGAGCTGGCTGCTTCAGCCCGTGATGTGGGCAGGGAAAAGAGTGATTATTATACGTTGTTGGCAACAGCCGGATTTGCCATTTGGAATATGGGCGCCGGCTTCATAGCGGGAATAATAATACAAGAACTGTTTAAGAGAAAGGTGTTTAAGGTATAG
- a CDS encoding enoyl-CoA hydratase/isomerase family protein encodes MFSENSKPVGLKKVNSTVILTIDNPPVNALSIETLNAIDQALDHILAEREIKSVIITGAGGAFIAGLDIKILLSLDEVSARNFMHRGQSIMQKIADLPIPTIAAINGPALGGGSELALACDIRLADINARLGFPEINLGVMPGFGGTQRISRMVPLCNAYGMLYTGELITAGEACRIGMINRVVPQGQVLNEAIKLTEKIASKRQLGIQAIKQAVKLGKQLSLRDGLAVEAELLGKLCKGEDVKEGVKAFFEKRSPVFHD; translated from the coding sequence ATGTTCAGTGAAAACAGTAAACCCGTGGGACTAAAAAAAGTTAACAGCACTGTTATATTGACTATTGATAATCCACCAGTAAACGCCCTAAGCATTGAAACCCTTAATGCTATAGATCAAGCTCTAGACCATATTTTGGCGGAAAGAGAGATTAAGTCCGTAATCATAACCGGGGCAGGTGGCGCTTTTATTGCCGGATTAGATATCAAGATACTTCTTTCATTAGATGAGGTTTCCGCGCGAAATTTTATGCACCGTGGTCAGAGTATAATGCAAAAAATCGCGGATTTACCCATTCCAACCATAGCTGCTATTAACGGTCCGGCGCTTGGCGGGGGAAGCGAGCTGGCATTGGCTTGTGACATTCGCTTAGCCGATATCAACGCTCGCCTCGGATTTCCAGAAATAAACCTTGGTGTTATGCCAGGTTTTGGAGGAACTCAGCGGATATCCCGAATGGTTCCCTTGTGTAATGCGTACGGAATGCTATATACCGGAGAATTAATTACTGCCGGGGAAGCCTGCCGGATAGGGATGATCAATCGGGTGGTCCCCCAAGGGCAGGTTCTGAATGAAGCAATCAAACTAACTGAAAAAATAGCGTCTAAAAGGCAGTTAGGAATACAGGCGATAAAACAGGCTGTTAAACTTGGCAAACAGCTTTCTTTACGTGATGGTTTAGCTGTCGAAGCGGAATTATTGGGTAAATTATGTAAGGGTGAAGATGTCAAGGAAGGTGTTAAAGCTTTTTTTGAAAAACGCTCACCTGTTTTTCATGATTAA
- a CDS encoding putative Ig domain-containing protein: MLKSKKWRVGAILLAAVILTGAFSSASFASSNNPKAVVSNMNQGFFVYNTDFSAADNDFCQSFTSQSFTSGDKQHRFLSKFGFFKNKGQIRKGNFNNYKVKVNGHGLDLVAQALGMTTDQLKSDLQANKKFSDIVAAQGMTMDQFKENIKELIAGQTPTTPGQTALSITTAALANGQVNSAYNTGISATGGTSPYSFSLTSGSLPAGLSLASNGTISGTPTTAGTWNFTITVTDNASVSVSQAYSLTIDQTALNITTTALANGLVNSEYNAGIGVTGGTSPYSFSLTSGGLPTGLSLASNGTISGTPTTAGTWNFTITVTDNASVSVSQAFSLTIQA, translated from the coding sequence ATGTTGAAATCAAAAAAATGGCGTGTTGGTGCTATTCTTTTAGCTGCGGTTATCCTGACAGGGGCTTTTAGCAGTGCATCATTTGCCAGTTCCAACAATCCCAAAGCTGTTGTAAGCAACATGAACCAAGGGTTTTTCGTGTACAACACAGACTTTAGCGCCGCGGACAACGACTTTTGCCAGAGTTTTACCAGCCAGAGCTTTACTTCAGGTGATAAACAACACCGATTTTTGTCAAAGTTTGGCTTCTTTAAGAACAAGGGTCAAATACGTAAAGGAAACTTTAACAATTACAAGGTGAAGGTGAACGGACACGGTCTTGATCTAGTTGCTCAAGCGTTGGGAATGACAACTGATCAGCTTAAATCCGACCTGCAGGCCAACAAAAAATTTTCTGATATCGTTGCCGCCCAAGGTATGACGATGGATCAGTTTAAGGAAAATATTAAGGAGTTAATAGCAGGACAGACTCCCACCACTCCCGGCCAAACGGCGCTCAGCATCACGACCGCGGCACTGGCAAACGGCCAAGTGAATAGCGCGTATAATACCGGCATCAGTGCCACTGGCGGTACATCACCTTATAGTTTCAGCTTAACAAGCGGGAGCCTTCCCGCAGGGTTAAGTCTGGCCAGCAACGGAACGATCAGCGGCACTCCAACTACCGCGGGCACCTGGAACTTTACCATAACGGTAACAGACAACGCATCGGTCAGCGTGAGCCAAGCATATAGCCTTACCATCGACCAAACGGCGCTCAACATCACGACCACGGCACTGGCAAACGGCCTGGTGAATAGCGAATATAACGCCGGTATCGGTGTCACCGGCGGTACATCACCGTACAGCTTCAGCTTAACCAGCGGAGGCCTTCCCACGGGGTTAAGTCTGGCTAGCAACGGAACGATCAGCGGCACCCCAACTACCGCGGGCACCTGGAACTTTACGATAACAGTAACAGACAACGCGTCGGTTAGCGTGAGCCAAGCATTTAGCCTTACCATTCAGGCCTAA
- a CDS encoding DedA family protein gives MNDYIILLIEFFRQYNLWFLGSLLILQNNGIPLGSNLIVMASGALAFYGEFSLLELLGAIWLFSLLGDILSYWLWQNLGKYILSRFPMINNFLKPGLQKAADYHHRYGKTAIVISRFPLSALGTFVNAFAGITDFKFCIFFVTTAIGELLWSCFYLGLGYWFSDSWEQTALLVSQIGQLGLLIFVLVVITYIARKLYLALNTKNKSTGTNNN, from the coding sequence ATGAATGACTATATAATTTTATTAATCGAGTTTTTCCGGCAGTACAATCTCTGGTTTTTAGGTAGTTTGCTCATACTCCAAAACAATGGGATTCCCCTTGGGTCCAATCTGATCGTGATGGCTTCCGGAGCCTTAGCTTTTTATGGGGAGTTCAGCTTGCTTGAATTGCTGGGGGCAATTTGGCTGTTTTCCCTATTGGGTGACATTCTGAGCTATTGGCTCTGGCAGAACCTTGGGAAATACATTCTGTCGCGTTTTCCAATGATAAACAATTTTTTAAAACCGGGTTTGCAAAAAGCTGCAGATTATCATCACAGATATGGCAAGACGGCCATTGTCATTTCCCGTTTTCCCCTGTCAGCTTTAGGCACTTTCGTAAATGCTTTTGCCGGGATTACTGATTTTAAATTTTGTATCTTTTTTGTGACAACCGCCATTGGAGAGTTGTTGTGGAGTTGTTTTTATTTGGGTTTGGGCTACTGGTTTAGTGATTCGTGGGAGCAGACCGCTCTGCTGGTAAGTCAAATAGGACAGCTCGGGCTCCTTATTTTTGTTTTAGTTGTAATCACATATATTGCCAGAAAGCTCTATTTAGCCTTAAATACAAAAAACAAATCAACCGGGACAAACAATAATTAG
- a CDS encoding uridine kinase family protein has product MAKETHLRLNRQTVKLGLIKVTQDMFPGETLKTDYSIHEGVFCKLAGSSLSEREVKQIGIKLQEWSDYDSLIQLICREGGYYHYKVGNAIIKVLYPANNRSSKIDNFRLIPFSSGFIIDFTEIKKEGVKPFTLPKKLAETYDKTRKWLDNLNLELVPDVNEYIASGQSLELLSIAEALQEKEISDIADMIIQQRRAVRVILISGPSSSGKTTFMRRLSTQLRVNGLKPIPLSLDDYYLNREQTPRDKDGNYDFDSLQALDLKLMQQHIKDLVKGKIVETPIFDFVSGCRTNKTRTMQLGPDEILLIEGIHALNPGLLPNMSRNLFFKIYISALFELNIDLMNRVPTTEVRLIRRMVRDDRFRGYIPDITFSQWDSVRKGESKSVFKYQEECDVMFNSSLLYELNVLRSFAEASLQKVNEDSPHYATKERLMNLLSFFKPMEFSKVPLNSILREFIGGTIYSDKS; this is encoded by the coding sequence ATGGCAAAAGAAACTCATTTGCGTCTGAATCGTCAAACTGTGAAACTAGGGCTGATAAAAGTTACCCAGGACATGTTCCCCGGGGAAACTTTAAAAACCGATTATTCCATTCATGAGGGGGTTTTCTGCAAACTTGCCGGCTCGTCGCTCTCAGAGAGAGAAGTAAAACAGATTGGCATCAAGCTGCAGGAATGGTCTGATTATGACAGTTTGATTCAATTAATTTGCCGGGAAGGAGGGTATTATCACTATAAGGTGGGTAATGCCATTATCAAAGTATTGTATCCGGCGAATAACCGCTCTTCAAAGATTGATAATTTTAGATTAATTCCCTTTTCTTCGGGCTTTATTATTGACTTTACTGAAATAAAGAAAGAAGGAGTAAAACCTTTTACTTTACCCAAAAAGTTGGCCGAGACATATGATAAAACTCGCAAGTGGCTGGATAATCTTAATTTGGAGCTTGTTCCCGACGTGAATGAATATATTGCCTCGGGGCAGAGCCTGGAATTGCTCAGCATAGCGGAAGCCTTGCAGGAAAAGGAAATTTCCGATATTGCCGATATGATTATTCAACAGCGCCGCGCTGTGCGTGTAATCCTCATATCCGGCCCTTCCTCATCAGGAAAAACAACTTTTATGCGCAGGCTTTCCACTCAGTTGCGGGTCAATGGATTAAAGCCGATTCCTCTTTCACTGGACGATTACTATTTAAACCGGGAGCAGACTCCGCGCGATAAAGACGGCAATTATGATTTTGATTCCTTGCAAGCTCTTGATCTTAAACTAATGCAGCAGCATATAAAAGATCTCGTCAAGGGGAAAATTGTAGAAACCCCCATTTTTGATTTTGTATCAGGCTGCCGCACCAACAAAACAAGAACCATGCAACTGGGCCCTGATGAAATTCTCCTGATTGAAGGTATTCACGCATTAAATCCCGGCCTGTTGCCTAACATGAGCAGAAATCTTTTTTTTAAGATCTACATTAGCGCGCTGTTCGAGCTCAATATCGACTTAATGAACAGGGTCCCCACCACGGAGGTTAGGCTGATCCGCAGAATGGTCAGAGATGACCGGTTTAGAGGATATATTCCCGATATCACCTTCTCTCAGTGGGATAGTGTGCGCAAGGGTGAATCCAAGAGTGTCTTTAAATACCAGGAAGAATGCGATGTTATGTTTAATTCGAGTTTGCTTTATGAGCTGAACGTCTTGCGTTCCTTCGCGGAAGCTTCCTTGCAGAAAGTCAATGAAGATTCTCCCCATTATGCGACAAAAGAGCGACTGATGAACCTGTTGTCATTTTTTAAGCCGATGGAATTTTCCAAAGTTCCTTTAAATTCTATCCTTAGAGAATTTATCGGAGGCACTATTTATTCAGATAAAAGTTAA